From a single Lolium rigidum isolate FL_2022 chromosome 7, APGP_CSIRO_Lrig_0.1, whole genome shotgun sequence genomic region:
- the LOC124671235 gene encoding uncharacterized protein LOC124671235 produces the protein MPMRLNQDAFLQISRRAKATASAQPNPGAYRSCTAESELRSTSLAVVSLVTSAAKMDLRALRSQSVVQDCKTAHDISSALSSNFSDDDIKSVSGGLSPPVHSSIWDGMIQLNSSIKFFMSAFFNSGEKILDIVWPDTIEIKGRVKLEDFQKFVKDLRHSKNRSIMVISLCCKVGSTKDGVGGIQEVAKRFEVNQRVGFAEIENGPYIYICPRNEAVITNLGKYGFWKGVSTVDTNQDSLIGFVVWDRNPLVKTSTTECSIEKVQAIQGSQVEAQDVTDDFPSRYVHAAKIGKAVYHSEAEIPDSPSELASKLLVQSSQVTSFRVPSLIASPTSQDLQMSSHDIPSIPLETLETRQHVRPITDSHAGSVQVEEPNSYFHEVKKFTLASKPYKTGIHGLPLDAMGEATPSDLATEKNHIIGGLSGSITQQKYVSSDDSPELQQCPSLLNLHSSHTPDDEEDLPEFFFSPPYGHDIKPNVHSLNNDIGGTGQFQQPSDSFFQAREKIGAQGTSAYIGSSKITNPISHYGMERDCFRENTGFGDGYRMMWQSSEFCHEKLLKNGPTGLSPPGDEGLFFRRSPHVEAVRGLFPRHPPLIPADQGLFDGHRPPPLSDQGLYPLYPPHVPADQQLYRRHPPLVPAEQGSYPPHPPDLPDQGFYPWHPPPIPADQGFFHWHHPRVPGDHGFIPHCPPSFAPGYYGNNNVTSPGQQHWMFGQRPQTSNASGSSQHMRPPRGFAPWRPMSHPRPGNNHHGFERSDGFSGSRTRHYSGRENGSGSRPSSSSLHW, from the exons ATGCCGATGCGATTGAATCAGGACGCCTTCCTCCAAATCAGCAGAAGGGCCAAGGCTACCGCTTCGGCGCAGCCGAATCCAGGCGCCTACCGCTCCTGCACGGCTGAATCGGAGCTCCGCTCGACATCCTTGGCGGTCGTGAGCTTGGTCACTTCTGCCGCAAAAATGGATCTGCGAGCTTTGAGGTCCCAAAG TGTTGTACAAGATTGTAAAACGGCACATGATATTTCCAGTGCATTGTCATCTAATTTTTCAGATGATGACATCAAGTCAGTCAGTGGTGGGCTGTCTCCACCGGTCCATTCGAGTATATGGGATGGTATGATCCAACTGAATTCTTCTATCAAGTTTTTCATGTCCGCCTTCTTTAACAG TGGAGAAAAAATTCTAGATATTGTTTGGCCGGATACCATAGAAATCAAAGGAAGAGTGAAACTGGAGGATTTTCAAAAATTTGTCAAGGACCTTCGTCACTCTAAAAACCGGTCAATAATG GTAATTTCCCTGTGCTGTAAAGTTGGATCCACAAAAGATGGCGTAGGAGGAATACAGGAG GTTGCAAAGAGATTCGAAGTGAACCAAAGAGTTGGCTTTGCAGAGATCGAAAATGGTCCATATATTTATATATGTCCCAGAAATGAGGCCGTAATAACAAACCTTGGTAAATATGGTTTCTGGAAAGGCGTGTCAACAGTTGATACAAATCAAGACTCATTAATCGGTTTTGTTGTATGGGACCGAAATCCACTAGTAAAGACAAGCACGACAGAGTGCAGTATTGAGAAAGTACAAGCAATTCAAGGCAGTCAAGTGGAAGCACAAGATGTGACAGATG ATTTTCCATCTCGGTATGTGCATGCTGCCAAAATTGGTAAAGCGGTTTATCACTCAGAAGCAGAAATACCTGATTCACCATCCGAACTAGCATCAAAATTACTTGTGCAGTCGTCTCAGGTCACATCATTCAGGGTACCTTCCTTAATAGCATCTCCGACATCACAGGATTTGCAAATGTCATCACATGACATTCCCAGCATACCTTTGGAAACCCTAGAAACTCGGCAacatgttcgtcctatcacggacTCTCATGCTGGATCTGTGCAAGTGGAGGAACCCAATTCATATTTTCATGAAGTGAAAAAGTTCACTCTTGCTTCTAAACCTTACAAAACCGGTATTCATGGATTGCCCCTGGATGCTATGGGGGAAGCTACCCCATCTGATTTAGCTACAGAAAAG AATCATATAATTGGAGGCTTGTCTGGCAGCATAACACAACAAAAATATGTATCAAGTGATGACTCTCCAGAACTGCAGCAGTGTCCATCATTGTTGAATCTCCATTCTTCTCATACACCTGATGATGAAGAGGACCTGCCAGAATTTTTCTTTTCTCCTCCCTATGGACATGACATAAAACCTAATGTCCATTCACTCAACAACGATATTGGAGGGACTGGACAGTTCCAGCAACCATCGGATTCATTCTTTCAAGCTCGTGAGAAAATTGGGGCCCAAGGAACTTCTGCATATATTGGCTCAAGCAAAATAACAAACCCAATATCTCATTACGGTATGGAAAGAGATTGCTTTAGGGAGAATACTGGCTTTGGTGATGGATACAGGATGATGTGGCAGTCCTCAGAGTTTTGTCATGAAAAACTGCTTAAAAATGGTCCAACTGGTTTGAGCCCGCCAGGAGATGAAGGCTTATTTTTCCGTCGTAGCCCTCATGTAGAAGCAGTGCGAGGCTTATTCCCTCGGCATCCACCTCTGATACCAGCAGATCAAGGCTTATTTGATGGGCATCGTCCTCCTCCACTGTCAGATCAAGGATTATACCCTCTGTATCCTCCTCATGTACCAGCAGATCAACAACTATATCGTCGGCATCCTCCTCTGGTACCAGCAGAGCAAGGCTCATATCCACCACATCCTCCTGATCTACCAGATCAAGGCTTCTATCCTTGGCATCCTCCTCCTATACCAGCAGATCAAGGCTTCTTTCATTGGCACCATCCCCGTGTACCAGGAGATCATGGCTTCATTCCTCATTGTCCTCCGAGTTTTGCACCAGGATATTATGGAAACAACAATGTCACTTCTCCTGGCCAGCAACATTGGATGTTTGGCCAACGACCTCAGACCAGCAATGCTTCTGGAAGTTCACAACACATGAGGCCGCCTAGAGGCTTTGCTCCTTGGCGCCCCATGTCTCATCCAAGGCCTGGGAACAATCACCATGGTTTTGAAAGATCAGACGGCTTCTCTGGCTCTAGAACACGTCATTACTCTGGACGTGAAAATGGATCAGGCAGCAGGCCCTCCAGCTCCTCACTTCATTGGTGA